The following coding sequences are from one Nicotiana tabacum cultivar K326 chromosome 1, ASM71507v2, whole genome shotgun sequence window:
- the LOC107791703 gene encoding uncharacterized protein LOC107791703 — MGAGREVSISLDNVRDKNMMQLRKINTALFPIRYKDKYYSDALASGDFTKLAYYSDICVGSVACRLEKKEGGAVRIYIMTLGVLAPYRGLGIGTKLLNHVLDLCTKQNIKDIYLHVQTSNEDAINFYKKFGFEVTDTIQNYYTNITPLDCYVLTKFLSQTKK; from the exons ATGGGTGCGGGGCGTGAAGTGTCCATCTCATTGGACAATGTAAGAGACAAGAACATGATGCAACTAAGGAAGATCAACACTGCACTCTTCCCTATTCGTTACAAAGATAAATACTACTCCGATGCCCTTGCCTCTGGTGATTTCACTAAGCTAG CATATTATAGTGACATTTGTGTAGGTTCAGTTGCATGTCGACTTGAGAAGAAGGAAGGTGGAGCTGTTCGTATTTACATAATGACTTTGGGTGTTTTAGCTCCATATCGTGGTCTAGGAATTG GTACAAAGCTGTTAAATCATGTGCTTGATCTTTGTACAAAGCAGAATATCAAAGATATTTACTTGCATGTACAGACAAGTAATGAAGATGCCATTAACTTCTATAAGAAATTTGGCTTCGAGGTTACTGATACCATCCAAAACTATTACACAAACATTACCCCACTAGACTGTTATGTCCTAACCAAGTTTCTCTCTCAAACAAAGAAATGA